From Centropristis striata isolate RG_2023a ecotype Rhode Island chromosome 16, C.striata_1.0, whole genome shotgun sequence, a single genomic window includes:
- the sdsl gene encoding serine dehydratase-like: MAKHFHLNTPLLESVSMSKHVGTTVYLKMENSQPTGSFKIRGIGHLCQQLATQSKGVVCSSGGNAGMAAAYVARKMGVPATIVIPSSSPQLIVQRLQDLGASVKIIGKVWDDANAEALRLAETEGLTYVPPFDHPLLWQGHASLMSEVAASLGPGVKPGAVLVAVGGGGLLCGVIQGLKDVSWTDVPIIAMETVGADCFNAAVKAGRLVTLDDITSEAKCLGAKTVCKKAFEYSQCRELTIISELVTDQQALHAVQTFLDEERVLVEMACGAALAPVYSGLIRRLQEEGRLPGVLGPLLVIVCGGSSIDTQQLTNLKNKLQT; encoded by the exons ATGGCGAAGCATTTCCACCTTAACACACCGCTGCTGGAGAGCGTCAGCATGTCCAAACACGTTGGAACCACGGTGTACCTGAAGATGGAGAACTCACAGCCCACTGGCTCCTTCAAGATCCGCGGCATCGGACACCTCTGCCAGCAG CTCGCCACTCAATCCAAAGGAGTTGTCTGCTCTTCAG GTGGTAATGCAGGCATGGCTGCAGCCTACGTAGCCAGAAAAATGGGCGTACCTGCCACCATCGTAATTCCCTCCTCGTCTCCTCAGCTGATCGTTCAGAGACTTCAGGATCTTGGTGCTAGTGTCAAGATTATAGGCAAG GTTTGGGATGATGCCAACGCAGAGGCTCTTAGACTGGCAGAGACCGAAGGACTCACCTATGTTCCTCCATTTGATCACCCCCTGCTCTG gcagGGCCACGCCAGTCTGATGTCAGAGGTGGCAGCCTCTCTGGGTCCCGGTGTGAAGCCTGGCGCTGTGCTGGTGGCTGTGGGTGGAGGCGGGCTCCTCTGTGGTGTCATCCAGGGCCTGAAGGACGTCAGCTGGACTGATGTACCAATCATCGCTATGGAGACGGTGGGGGCTGACTGTTTCAACGCTGCAGTTAAGGCGGGGAGGCTGGTCACCCTAGATGACATCACCAG TGAGGCCAAATGTCTTGGAGCAAAGACGGTCTGCAAGAAAGCTTTTGAATACAGCCAATGCAGAGAGCTCACAATCATTTCTGAACTGGTGACGGACCAGCAGGCTCTGCATGCTGTCCAAACATTCctgg ATGAGGAGCGTGTGTTGGTGGAGATGGCGTGCGGAGCAGCGCTGGCACCTGTCTACAGTGGACTCATACGCAGATTACAGGAGGAAG GTCGGCTGCCGGGTGTCTTGGGCCCCCTGCTGGTGATCGTGTGTGGTGGCAGCAGCATCGACACGCAGCAGCTGACCAAcctcaaaaacaaactgcagactTAA